Part of the Lotus japonicus ecotype B-129 chromosome 6, LjGifu_v1.2 genome, gcggcgctgACAATGAATGAATTTTCTTATTCTTCCCCAGTCCCTTTCTAAACAAACTGTGAAAAACTGACGGCGGAGGCggaggtggcggtggcggtggcggcggaGGTGGTGGCGCTGCCGTGTTGTTTGTTACTTCATCAACATTTTGGTAATGTTGACTGTGACTTTCATCGGTTTTGGCTCTCTGTTTCTTCTTTCGCTTTCTCGGGTTGGAGAGTACTGAAGCCCAAACCATCGCTATCTCCCTCTTCACGTTACTCTTCCTTCGCTCACTCTTCTTGTGCTCCGAACGTGCTTTCACCGACAGCCGCGGAGGTGACGGTGGCGTCGGAGGAGACTGGACCCTCGTGAACTCGCTATCATCCACTTCAGTTATTTCATTTTCCATCTTCGGAGGTGTCCGTCTCGGATTTCGACGAGCTGAGTCCGCCGCCGGAGGaggcggcggtggcggtggcggaggaggaggaggaggcgcgGCTGACTTCACATGCGGTGGAGGACGAACTTCAAAGGTATCCACCGGGATTTCCTTAACTcgaacttcttcttctttgtcttcATGAGTTTCCGGTTCCGGCCACCGTTGACGGTGCTCCACCAGCGGCGAGCGTGACTGCGTCTGCTTGTCGATTTCGAAGTCATCGAAGAAGCGAAACTGGTAACGCTCGTCGCCGGAATCCCACTGCCGCAGATCTGGGTACGAGCTGCTGCTCCTTCTCAGCCGGGTAACGCCGGTTGTCGGGGTGGCGGCATCGTAGACCTTCGTCTCATCAGGGAATCCAAACCAGTGCTGCTGCTGCGGCGGCGACGGCAGCTCGTAGCCAACTCTTTCCACCGACGACGATGAAGCTCCATTTTGTTCCGGCACGGCGTCGTTATGCGGGGATGGCTCCTCGTCGTTACGCCTGGCGAATACGCCGCAGCAGATGGCAAGTACGACGAGGAGGATGTTGAGGGAGTCCCAGCTGGTCTTGACGACGGAGACAGGGCGGAGAGCGTTGGAGGCGGCGGAGAGGAGTGGTGGCACGGCGATGAAGAAGAGAGTTAAGGCGAGGATGGGGAGGAGAATGATGAGAAGTGGAGGGCTGATGAAGGGTTGGGGCATCGTGGATGGATGGGAACAGTTGAGTTGAGTGATGGAGGTTGCTTGTTGTTCCTCTTTGCTTGATTTATTTCCCTTGATTTTGGATGAATATATGAAAAATTCTACTACTTTGGATGGATGTATACATCAACTTTTGTTTATATACATCATGTGAATATGCTTGGAGTCCCCCCAACTACCTTGTTGTTGCACATTTCTTTGAAGCTACTACTATCATACAATTTTCTTACATATTTTGAAGTATTTTTAAGTCTCGAGAGAGTTAATCGCATGACAGTCAGGGGTAGGGATACCGAAGTACAATGGAAATGAAAATCGGTAACTCTGTTAGCATATTCATTGGTTTCATCGCTAACTAACCGACGGTTTAAACAGTCAATAAATTTAGTCTTTTATAGGTTACTTATTGTTTTACTAACGACTTAGACTCTCAATAACTCATATAAGTGAGTGATGCACGCCCCTTTCACCACACCactttttcttctatttattctcttttttcaattctttaatATATGTTTAGTTTTTCTTCCCTTTATTTTGTAGTATGTGTTTGCAATTTTTTTGACAGGCCTGTTTGCAGTTTTGAATGAACGCATTTAACTATTTATAAAGCCTTTACAGGTCATTGAGATTAGAATAGATATGTTTATTATTGTGGATTATATACATTGTAAGCATAT contains:
- the LOC130724358 gene encoding formin-like protein 20, which translates into the protein MPQPFISPPLLIILLPILALTLFFIAVPPLLSAASNALRPVSVVKTSWDSLNILLVVLAICCGVFARRNDEEPSPHNDAVPEQNGASSSSVERVGYELPSPPQQQHWFGFPDETKVYDAATPTTGVTRLRRSSSSYPDLRQWDSGDERYQFRFFDDFEIDKQTQSRSPLVEHRQRWPEPETHEDKEEEVRVKEIPVDTFEVRPPPHVKSAAPPPPPPPPPPPPPPAADSARRNPRRTPPKMENEITEVDDSEFTRVQSPPTPPSPPRLSVKARSEHKKSERRKSNVKREIAMVWASVLSNPRKRKKKQRAKTDESHSQHYQNVDEVTNNTAAPPPPPPPPPPPPPPPSVFHSLFRKGLGKNKKIHSLSAPPPPPPLPPLTSSRRWSTRKSQIPMPPAPPPEPPRRRNSGRPPLPNKVDNSNSVHEAINTGNQSPLIPAPPPPPPFKMTAMKFTVRGGFVNVRSNQSSRSSSPEREHIDVEVANMTTSTTTTNTATATAEVGGPVFCPSPDVNLKAATFIARLRGEWRLEKLNSIKEKSNGSLPPPV